From a single Calothrix sp. NIES-2098 genomic region:
- a CDS encoding sucrose-phosphate phosphatase, with translation MLRDRDILCPEEGYRLDDEIKYKNSIHSLMVNLTKGVAVTSFLFVTDLDNTLVGDDKALVELNDRLQKHRQEYGTKIVYATGRSPLLYRELQVEKNLLEPDALVLSVGTEIYLDGKDTPDARWSEVLSPGWDRDLILSITEKYPELVLQPESEQRPFKVSFFLEQAVAPGVLSQLELELQKYNLNKKLIYSSGIDLDIVPLSSDKGQAMQFLRHQWKFAAEQTVVCGDSGNDIALFAVGNERGIVVGNARPELLQWYKDYPADHRYLARDFCAGGILEGLKYFGFLE, from the coding sequence ATGTTACGCGATCGCGATATTCTTTGCCCAGAAGAAGGCTATCGCTTGGATGATGAGATTAAGTACAAAAACAGCATACACTCTTTGATGGTAAATCTCACCAAAGGAGTTGCTGTGACTAGTTTTTTATTCGTTACCGATTTAGATAATACTCTCGTAGGCGATGACAAAGCGCTTGTAGAATTAAACGATCGCCTACAAAAACATCGCCAAGAATACGGTACAAAAATTGTCTATGCGACTGGGCGATCGCCTCTACTTTACCGCGAACTGCAAGTAGAAAAAAATCTCTTGGAACCAGATGCGCTCGTTCTGTCTGTAGGTACGGAAATTTATCTTGATGGTAAGGATACACCAGATGCGCGTTGGTCAGAAGTTCTCTCCCCCGGATGGGATCGCGACCTTATACTATCAATTACGGAAAAATATCCTGAGTTAGTTTTGCAACCAGAATCGGAACAGCGCCCCTTTAAAGTTAGTTTTTTTCTCGAACAAGCTGTAGCACCTGGTGTTTTATCGCAACTTGAGTTAGAGTTGCAAAAATATAATTTAAATAAAAAATTAATCTACAGCAGTGGAATCGACCTTGACATTGTCCCCCTTTCCAGCGATAAAGGTCAGGCAATGCAATTTTTACGTCATCAGTGGAAATTTGCAGCCGAACAAACAGTTGTCTGTGGTGATTCAGGTAATGATATTGCTTTATTTGCTGTAGGCAACGAACGGGGGATCGTGGTTGGGAATGCCCGCCCTGAGTTACTTCAGTGGTATAAGGACTACCCTGCTGACCACCGTTACCTTGCACGAGATTTTTGTGCGGGTGGCATTCTAGAAGGCTTGAAATATTTTGGATTTTTAGAATGA
- a CDS encoding VWA containing CoxE family protein — protein sequence MNDPALLELFTCLREAGLPLGLAEYHLLLQAVHAGFGTHDRTALAQLCCALWVKSEREKQIFQDYFDQIIPQQPEQFFLPTETVKATSTDISFTTNQTERATKRRHKASRIIWFSLLGFTTCIIAIGGALFLKKYIFKPPSIDPSKPGSLEFSSTSFLFQYSNDNKGEKAALIKITRSDGSYGVVSAKLNAGKQCSPNSLLDEQNKNFQLGDLPSVVFKDGDAREKTFLIPIIKVNNANSFAEYFLLCLTDPKGGVKLVDGKDSSILAIQNLDYFSNCLRKIFNKDIFEPLLIVATCIILLLVVGRIRKIRHIQASENEALVPQTYTNLPKTMLSPEVIRTMADEIQVAKTIRQSDSPLSELFPLIVNNLPVTHRQMKQGWRHLRQFSREGPPIELDMEATIQQVAQQGVLLNPVLVPRRTNRIELLLLIDRDGSMVPFHHLSQELADTALRGGRFSQVRVYYFHNCPDEYLYRDRYHLEAESIDDCLSNLPKTRTVCLIFSDAGAARGGFSSRRRRLTKFFLKELGQYVRYIAWLNPVPRDRWETTTAHDIAALVSMFEVNRQEFYSAIDVLRGRHRPSRDGQ from the coding sequence GTGAATGATCCGGCACTACTAGAACTATTCACCTGTTTAAGGGAAGCAGGATTGCCACTAGGGTTGGCAGAATATCACCTGCTGCTTCAGGCTGTTCATGCAGGGTTTGGTACACACGATCGCACAGCACTAGCTCAACTATGCTGTGCCCTTTGGGTAAAATCTGAGCGAGAAAAGCAGATTTTTCAAGATTATTTCGACCAGATCATTCCACAGCAACCTGAGCAATTTTTTTTGCCAACTGAAACGGTGAAAGCTACCTCAACGGACATCAGCTTCACAACCAATCAAACAGAAAGAGCAACTAAAAGAAGACATAAAGCATCTCGAATCATATGGTTCTCGCTTTTAGGGTTTACGACTTGTATTATTGCGATCGGTGGTGCATTGTTCCTCAAAAAGTACATTTTTAAGCCACCTTCTATAGATCCATCAAAACCTGGCAGCTTAGAGTTTAGTAGCACTTCATTCCTTTTCCAGTATTCTAACGATAATAAAGGAGAAAAAGCAGCACTTATAAAAATCACCCGTAGTGATGGAAGCTATGGAGTAGTCAGTGCAAAATTGAATGCTGGAAAGCAATGTTCTCCAAACTCTCTTCTAGACGAGCAAAACAAGAATTTCCAATTAGGAGATCTTCCTTCAGTTGTCTTTAAAGATGGCGATGCACGAGAAAAAACCTTCCTGATTCCTATTATCAAGGTTAATAATGCTAATTCTTTCGCAGAATATTTTCTCTTATGCTTAACTGACCCTAAAGGTGGAGTTAAACTCGTTGATGGTAAAGACTCGTCAATTTTAGCAATTCAAAATCTGGATTACTTTAGCAATTGTTTGAGGAAGATATTTAATAAAGATATTTTTGAGCCTTTATTAATTGTTGCCACCTGCATTATTCTACTGCTTGTTGTTGGGAGGATACGGAAAATTCGGCATATCCAAGCTTCTGAAAATGAAGCACTCGTTCCACAAACTTACACCAACTTACCCAAAACAATGCTGTCGCCTGAAGTCATTCGGACAATGGCTGATGAGATTCAAGTTGCCAAAACAATCAGGCAATCTGACAGTCCACTTAGCGAACTCTTCCCCCTAATCGTTAACAATTTACCTGTCACCCATCGACAAATGAAGCAAGGGTGGCGTCATTTGCGTCAGTTTAGTCGGGAGGGACCACCCATTGAGCTAGATATGGAAGCCACTATTCAACAGGTTGCCCAGCAGGGAGTTTTATTAAATCCTGTGTTGGTTCCAAGACGTACCAACCGCATAGAACTTCTGCTATTAATTGATCGGGATGGTTCGATGGTTCCGTTTCACCACCTTTCCCAAGAGTTAGCAGATACAGCATTGCGTGGCGGGCGCTTCAGCCAGGTTAGAGTCTACTACTTTCACAACTGCCCTGATGAATATCTGTACCGCGATCGCTATCATTTAGAAGCAGAATCAATTGATGATTGTTTATCAAACTTGCCTAAAACCAGAACAGTCTGCTTGATTTTTAGTGATGCTGGAGCAGCTCGTGGTGGATTTAGTTCTAGGCGACGGCGATTGACAAAATTCTTTCTAAAAGAGCTAGGGCAGTATGTACGCTATATTGCTTGGCTGAATCCGGTTCCTCGCGATCGCTGGGAAACTACAACCGCCCATGATATTGCGGCTTTAGTTTCCATGTTTGAGGTAAATCGTCAGGAATTTTACAGCGCGATCGATGTCCTGCGGGGACGGCATCGACCGTCAAGGGACGGACAATAA
- the ruvA gene encoding holliday junction ATP-dependent DNA helicase RuvA — protein MISYLKGIVAGVQTISSNRVILTLEVNNIGYDLQIPQRLAQHLPESGGVVQIFTHYQVREEVPLLYGFSSPAERDLFRHLQSVSGIGAALAITLLDTLELPDLVQAIIAANIQVLIQAPGVGKKTAERICLELKSKLIEWRKSAGFFVATGGPAPGILEEVQMTLFALGYTAHEVSHALHVVSEDIGLPKDAYVEDWIKQAIAHLSSSEQIG, from the coding sequence ATGATTAGTTATCTAAAAGGTATCGTAGCTGGGGTTCAGACAATTAGCAGTAACCGCGTGATTTTGACTCTTGAGGTCAATAACATCGGGTATGATTTGCAAATTCCGCAACGGCTAGCACAGCATTTACCTGAGTCGGGAGGAGTGGTGCAAATCTTTACCCATTACCAAGTCCGCGAAGAAGTGCCGTTATTGTATGGCTTTTCTTCCCCAGCCGAACGGGATTTATTTCGTCACCTACAGAGTGTTAGCGGAATTGGTGCAGCTTTAGCGATTACTCTGTTAGACACTTTAGAACTACCAGATTTAGTGCAAGCAATTATTGCTGCTAACATCCAAGTTCTGATTCAAGCCCCAGGTGTGGGTAAGAAAACCGCAGAACGCATCTGTTTGGAACTGAAAAGCAAATTAATAGAGTGGCGCAAATCAGCAGGGTTCTTTGTTGCTACAGGCGGGCCAGCACCAGGAATTCTCGAAGAAGTGCAAATGACTCTGTTTGCTTTAGGCTACACTGCGCATGAAGTCAGCCATGCTTTACACGTAGTCAGCGAAGACATTGGACTACCAAAAGACGCCTATGTAGAAGATTGGATTAAACAAGCGATCGCTCATCTTAGCAGTAGCGAACAAATTGGTTAG
- a CDS encoding 8-amino-7-oxononanoate synthase, translating into MPIDPYAWLEQSLATIHRADWYRSVQPIHGCPGATVILEGREVINFASNDYLGLAGDRRLIQAGVAATQEFGTGSTGSRLLSGHRELHRKLESAIASLKQTEDALVFSSGYLANLGAIAALVGKRDLILSDQYNHSSLKNGAILSSAAIIEYPHCDGTALRNYLIEHRQNYRRCLILTDSVFSMDGDLCPLPALLDIAEEFSCMLLVDEAHATGVIGKTGAGCVEHFGCTGKQLIQIGTLSKALGSLGGYVAGSATLIDFLRNRAPTWIYTTGLSPADTAAALAAIEIVQQEPQRRQQLWANVDYLKTLMQAQVAELKLLPSESPILCFQLPSAADALQAGKSLKDAGIFAPAIRPPTVPTSRIRISAMATHQPAHIEKLVAALRDSLQLLDP; encoded by the coding sequence ATGCCCATAGATCCTTATGCTTGGCTAGAGCAGTCTTTGGCAACTATTCATCGGGCGGATTGGTATCGTTCAGTACAACCAATCCACGGTTGCCCCGGTGCTACTGTGATTTTAGAGGGGCGGGAAGTAATTAATTTTGCCAGCAATGACTATTTAGGCTTGGCAGGAGATCGGAGATTAATTCAAGCCGGGGTTGCAGCTACACAAGAATTTGGCACGGGAAGTACGGGTTCGCGATTACTTAGCGGGCATCGGGAATTACATAGAAAATTAGAATCAGCGATCGCATCTTTGAAACAAACAGAAGATGCCTTAGTATTTAGTTCGGGTTATTTAGCTAATTTAGGTGCGATCGCAGCTTTGGTAGGTAAGCGCGATTTAATTCTCTCTGACCAGTACAATCATTCCAGCCTCAAAAATGGGGCAATTCTTAGTAGTGCGGCGATAATTGAGTATCCCCACTGTGATGGTACAGCTTTAAGAAATTACTTAATTGAACACAGACAAAATTACCGACGCTGTTTAATCCTCACCGATAGCGTCTTCAGTATGGATGGCGATTTATGTCCTTTGCCAGCGCTATTAGATATAGCTGAAGAATTTAGCTGTATGCTTTTAGTGGATGAAGCTCATGCTACGGGAGTCATAGGTAAAACTGGCGCAGGGTGCGTGGAACATTTTGGCTGTACGGGGAAGCAGTTAATACAAATTGGTACATTAAGTAAAGCTTTGGGTAGTTTAGGCGGATATGTCGCCGGAAGCGCTACCTTAATTGACTTTTTACGCAATCGCGCACCAACTTGGATTTATACCACAGGTCTTTCACCCGCCGATACAGCCGCAGCCTTAGCCGCAATTGAAATAGTACAACAAGAACCACAACGCCGTCAGCAATTATGGGCGAATGTCGATTACTTGAAAACGCTAATGCAAGCACAGGTAGCTGAATTAAAGTTGCTGCCTTCAGAATCACCTATATTATGTTTTCAATTGCCAAGTGCCGCAGATGCGCTACAAGCTGGTAAGTCTTTAAAAGATGCAGGAATTTTCGCCCCAGCGATTCGTCCGCCAACTGTACCCACCAGCCGCATTAGGATATCTGCAATGGCGACGCATCAACCAGCGCATATTGAAAAATTAGTAGCAGCATTGCGCGACAGTCTCCAACTATTAGATCCCTGA